The genome window ACGTTTGCCACGACCGGTAACGAACAGGATCTGCTCGATCCCTGAGGCAACCGCCTCTTCGACCACGTATTGCACCAGGGGCTTGTCGATGAGCGGGAGCATTTCCTTGGGGGATGCCTTGGTGGCTGGGAGGAAGCGGGTGCCGAGGCCCGCAACGGGAAAGACCGCCTTTTTTACCTGCATGAATGATACTCCTCTCAGGTGATCCAGATCTGATCCGCCCTATATTTATCATATTCAAATGGTTGCGTGAGGCAACCGCTTTCAGCGGTATTTTCAGCCTTTGCAGGTATGTTTTGCCGACTCGACCGTGTTGTAGAGGAGCATGGTGATGGTCATGGGGCCAACCCCTCCCGGAACCGGGGTGATGGCCGATGCCCGTTCGCTGGCTGCAGCGAATTCCACGTCTCCCACCAGTTTCTTTTCCCCGACCCGGTTGACACCCACATCGATGACCACCGCACCCTCCTTGATCCATGCTCCCTTGATCATCTCAGGTTGGCCTACGGCGGCAATCAGGACATCCGCCTGTCCTACCTTGGCGGCCAGATCCCTGGTCTTGGAGTGGCAGATCGTGACTGTGGCATGCTGGGCCAGGCACATGGCAGCAACCGGTTTGCCGACGATATTCGAGCGACCGACAATGACCACTTCCTTGCCGGCCAGGTCGACACCGGTCTCTTTCAGCATCACCATAACGCCATAGGGGGTGCAGGGACGGAACAGCGGCTTGCCAACCATCAGGCGGCCGACGTTGTAGGGGTGGAATCCGTCCACATCCTTGTGCGGGGAGATCGCCTCCAGCACCTTCTCAGTATTGATCTGTCGGGGGAGCGGGAGCTGTACCAGTATGCCGTGAATGCGGAGATCGCAGTTGAGCTTGTCGATGAGGCGGAGAAGTTCCTGCTCGCTGGTATCCGCCGGGAGCTTGTACTCGTCGGAAAAGATACCCACGTCCTGGCAGGCCTTTTCTTTCATCCGAACATATACTGCGCTGGCCGGGTCATCACCCACCAGGACCACTGCCAGGCCGGGGACGATCCCCTTTGCCCTGAGGTCGGTAACCTCAGCGGTGATTTCGCTTCGAATCTTTGCCGCAATTGCCTTGCCGTCGATCAGTTGTGCCATGGGCTTCATGCTCCTCGCGAAATTTTGCCTGCATCATACGGGATATGGAATTGGTTTGTAAAGTGGCCAGGGGAAATCCGGCATAAAAAAACCTCCACGAACGGGAGGTTTAGTAAAACTGACGTCAAGCTGCACGTGATTCAGGCTGCTGCCGCCGAAGGGCACCCTGCACAGCTGCCGCCGGTGCTGGCCGGGCAGGACGGGGCCGGGCTCTTCGATCCGTTGCCATATCCTTCAGCATACCAGCCCCCACCTTTGAGGGTGAACGCGGTAGACGAGATGAGTTTCTTCACTTCGCCGCCGCAGGAAGGGCATTCTTTCGCAGGCTCGTCGGAAAATTTCTGGCGCAACTCGAACTGGTGGTCACATGCGGTGCACTGGTATTCGTAGACAGGCATTTCGATCTCTACCCCCTGAAGCAATTTTCTCTCGTAACTATAATGATTCCATGACGATTTTGTCAAGAGTGTTCAACGGGAAAAATGCGCCAGGGTCAGGGGGGGCAGGGGAGCAGGGTACGGAGCAGGCCGGGTTCGACACCGGTGACAAGGACTGTTTTGTGACGGGATTTGGTGCCGGCTACGATGGTAACCCTGGACTTGGCGAGCCCCAGGCTCTTGGCGATGAATTCGGCCAGCTGCCGGTTGGCGGCATCGTCCACGGGGGGGGAGGTGAGACGCACCTTCAGTTCATCTCCCTGCAGCCCGCAGATCTCGGTCCGGCTGGCACGCGGCTGGACATGGACGACGAAGCAGACGCCGTCTGCGGCCCGGCTCACTTTGAACGGGAGCTGGGACGGGTCATTCCCCGTTGACGTTGAGGAGTTTGAGGTGGTTTTCAAGAATGGCCTTGAACGATGTTTCAAACTGGAGTTTTTCCCGGCGCAGTTCCTGGATCTGGTTGTTCAGCTGCATGAGCCGGTTTTCCGCCTCGGCGACGATCCGGTCTGCCTTGAGTTCGGCCTCGGAGATGAGCAGATTCCCTTCCTTCTGCGCATTGGCCTTCATCTCCTCGGAGATCTTCTGGGCTGCCAGCATGGTTTCCCGCAGCGAGGTCTCGCGCAGGCGGACATCTTCCAGTTCAAGCGACGCCTTGCGCAGCTGTTCCTTCAGCTCGGTATTTTCCCGGATGAGGCCTTCCATCTCCTGGGAGACCTGCTGCAGGAAGGAATCCACATCGTCGGGGTCGAGCCCGCCGAGCATCTTCCCTTTGAACTGCTGCTGCTGGATGTCGAGCGGCGATATCTGCACTATTAGCCCCCGAAGCCGAATTTGATACGGTTTACCAGTTCGAAGAGTGAGGCTACCATGAATTTCTGCAGGAAGAAGATGGCAAGGATCACCAGAAGCGGTGAGAGATCGAGTCCTCCGGTATTGGGGAGCACACGGCGGACCCTTTGCAGGACCGGTTCGGTACTCCGGTAAAGGAAGCTGACAATGGGGTTGTAGGGGTCGGGGTTCACCCAGGAGAGAATGGCCCGGGCGATCAGGATATACATGTAGATCGTCAGGGCGAAGTCCAGGATGTAGGCTATGGCATTGATGAAGTTGGCAATGATGAACATGTGGTCCCCGATTGGTGCGAGGTCGGACAGCTAGCATGGTTATACAGAAATACCCCCCTACTGTCAAGGAGGCCGCCCGGTTTCATGACAGCTGCTTGCGGAAACGCTGTACCGCAAAGGCGAGTATGATCGAGCCAAGGATGAAAAGCCCCAGGAGCTGGGGCCAGAGGATGTCCGGCCCGACCCCCTTGAGGAAGATTCCGCGGATGATGACCAGAAAGTAGCGGAGCGGATTGATGTAGGTCGCGTACTGAATGGCGGGCGGCATGTTTTCGATGGGGAAGGCGAAACCGGAGAGGAGCATGGCCGGAAAGGTGAACATGAAGGAGCTCATCATCGCCTGTTGCTGGGTCCGGCTGATGGTGGAGATGAAGAGTCCGAAGCCGAGCGTACTCATCAGGTAGAGACCGGTTGCGGCAAAGAGCAGGAGCAGGCTGCCGCGGAAGGGGATTTGGAACCAGAACCGCGCCATCAGGACGACGATTGAGAGGTTGATATAGCCGATGATGATGAACGGTATTGTCTTGCCGAGGATGAACTCCCAGCGCCGGATCGGGGTGACGATGATCTGCTCCATGGTGCCGATCTCCTTTTCCCGCACCACGGCCATGCTGGAGAGCATCATGGTGGTGATGAGCACCATCAGGGCGGTCACGCCGGGAACGTAGTAGTTGCGGCTTTCCAGGTTATCGTTGAACCAGGCCCGGCTTTCCAGGTCGACCTGCGGCAGCGTCCGGAGGAGGTCTCCCTGCCGGACCATGCGCTGGGTCAGGATCTGGTCGCTGAAACGGCTGGCGATCTTGACCGCATGGGAGAGGACGATGCCAGCGGTATTCGGGTCGGTGCCGTCCACGATGATCTGCAGGGAGGCTGTGCGGCCTCCCCTGATGTCGTCCTCGAAACCGGGGTCGATCTGGACTGCCGCCCGGACCTCCCCCTGGTCCATGAGCTCCCGTATCCGTCCGACACGCTCTATCTGTTCCGTGATATCGAAGTAGCCGGAACGTTGCAGTTGGGCAACCAGCTCACGGCTGGTGGCGCTCTTGTCCAGGTCATAGACTGCTGTGGTGATGTGTTTGACGTCGGTGTTCACGGCGTAGCCGAACAGGACGATCTGCACCACCGGCACGCCGAAGATGACGAAGCGCATCTTGGGATCGCGGAGGATCTGGGTAAACTCCTTGATCAGCATGGCCTTCAGGCGGTCGAACACGTGAAACCTCGCAACATGGTCACTCGATTTTTTTCCGGAACTTCAGGATTGCCAGGATCCGCACCGTAATTCCGAACAGTGCCAGCAATGCCGCTTCACGCCAGAGGACGGAAAGCCCCACCCCCTTCAGATAGATGCCACGCAGGATCGTGACCAGATAGCGGGCCGGGATGATATGGGTGACGATCTGGAGGAACTTGGGCATGTTGGCAATGGGAAAGACAAAGCCGGAAAGGAGAAAGGCTGGCAGCAGTGTCGCCACCATGGCGAACTGGCTGGAGGCGAACTGGCTCCGCCCGACGATGCTGATCAGCATCCCAAGGGAGAGGGCGCCGAACAGGAACAGGATCGCCATGCCGAGCAACAGCCAGAGCTCTCCTCTGAGCGGGACGTCAAACACGAAACGCCCCACCACCACGGACAGTGCCAGGTCTATCAGGCCGATGACGAAGTAGGGGAGCAGTTTGCCGAGGATCAGCTCCGGGCCGCGCAGAGGGGTGGAGATCAGCTGCTCCATGGTGCCGGTTTCCCACTCGCGGGCAATGGTCAGGGAGGTGAGAAAGGCGGCGATAACCATCATGATGACGGCGATGAGGCCGGGGACAATGGCGTTGCGCGAGATCATGTCATCGTTGAACCAGACCCGCGGCCGTATGTCCAGCGGCGGTCGCGGTGCGGTTCCGGTCATGCGCCGGCTCTGGGCAACAACGATGTCGGCAGCATAGAGCCGGACGATGTTTTCCGCATAGCCGAGGGCAATAGTGGCGGTATTCGAGTCGCTGCCGTCCACGATGACCTGGATGCGGATAGGTTTGCCGGACGTGCCTGCCCGGCCGAAATCGACCGGCAGCACCAGGGCGATGAGGGCGTCGCGCCGGTCAATGGCCCGTTCCACGGCCTGGTAGTCGCTGACGTGCTCTACGAGCTGGAAGTAGCGTGAGCCGCTGAAACGACCGATGAAATCGCGGCTGGCCGGGGTTTCGCTCTGGTCCCAGACCACCAGCGGCACCTTGTCCACATCCAGGGTGAGAGCGTAGCCGAACATGAACAGGAGCAGCATCGGCAGGGCTAGCCCCATGATCAGGCTGCGCACATCGCGGATGATGTGCAGGTATTCCTTTTTGGCGACGGCCCGTACCCGTTGCAGCTTCATATGACTCAGGGCTCTCCTAGCGGGCAAATTCCCGTTGTGGCTCTTCCGCCCGGTCGCGCGCTTCGATGAGCGAAACAAAGACATCCTCCAGCGAGGGGACGATCCGCTCCGGCCGCAGAGCCGGGAATCCGGCCTGCATGAGACTGTCGGCAATGAGCGGGATCGCTGCGCCGGCATCTTCGACCACCGCATGCACCCCCCGGCCGAATAGGGCGACATGGCGCACGCCGGGGAGCGCCTCAATGATCTCCAGGGCATCCTGCGGGCGGTCACAGGATAGTTCCACGATCTCCTCCCCCATCTGGTCTGTTTTCAGTTCTCCCGGCGAACCGAGGGCTATCAGCTCACCGCGGTAGATCAGGCCGAGGCGGTCGCAGTATTCGGCTTCATCCATGTAGTGGGTGGTGACGAAGACCGTGACCCCTTCGCCGGCCAGGCGGTAGATCAGGTCCCAGAAATTGCGCCTGCTGATCGGGTCCACCCCGGAGGTCGGCTCGTCGAGGAAGATGATGGGAGGTTCGTGGAGGATGGCGCACCCCAGCGCCAGCCGCTGCTTCCAGCCGCCGGAGAGCGTGGCGGTCCTGGAGTGCCGGTGTTCGGCAAGCCCGGACATCTCGACGACCCATTCCTTGCGCTCTCGCTTCCTGTCCGGTGCAATCCGGTAGATGCCGCTGTAGAAGTCGATATTCTCCTCTACCGTCAGATCCTCGTAGAGGGAAAAACGCTGGCTCATGTAGCCGATGTTGGACTTGATCTCTTCGGCCTGCCGGTTGATGTCGAAACCTGCCACGGTTCCGGTTCCGTCGGAAGGGGTCAGGATGCCGCAGAGCATCCGGATGGTGGTCGATTTGCCGGCGCCGTTGGGACCGAGGAAGCCGAATATCTCCCCCCGCTTCACATCCAGGCTGACATGGCTGACCGCCTGGAAATCGCCGAAGCGCTTCGAGAGATCGCGCAGCGATACGGCGAACTCCTCGTTATCCTTGGTCATGCCCGGCTCCTGACTCTTCCTCCTGCAGGACGGAGACAAACACATCCTCCAGGCTCGGTTCGATGGGGCGTATCCCCTGGAGGGTGACCCCCGCTGCCGTAAGGAGCCCATTCACCAAGTCCGTCACCCGATCCGGATCAGCGGAGACCAGGTGCACACGGTCGCCGAAGAGACCGACAGACGTGTCGGGAAAACGGTCGCGTAACAGCCGTGCCGTGAGCCGGGCATTATCGGACCTGATTTCCAGGATGGTCCCCCTCATGAGGCTGCGCAGACGATCCGGGGTGTCGCAGGCCAAAAGCCTCCCCTTGTGGATGAGACCGACCCGGTTGCAGCGATCCGCCTCATCGAGATAGGCGGTGGTGACGAAGATGGTGACCCCCTCCTTGAGGAGCTGGTAGAGGATGCGCCAGAAATCGCGGCGGGAGACCGGATCGACGCCATTGGTCGGTTCGTCGAGAAAGAGCACCCTGGGGGTATGGATCAGGGCGCAGGCAAGTCCCAACTTTTGCTTCATCCCGCCGGAGAGGTTTCCTGCCTGCCGGCGCTTGAACGGCGTCAGGTTGCTGAAGGCGAGGAGGCGTTCGACCTTGTCCTCCCGGCCTTGCTTCGGGATGCCGAAGATGTCGGCGTAGAAGTGGATGTTTTCGAGGACCGTCAGGTCCTGGTAGAGGCCGAAGCGCTGGCTCATGTAGCCGATGTCGTCCTTGAGCTCTTCGGACTCGCGGACCGTATCCCGCCCCATGACCGATGCCGAGCCAGCAGAGGGGTCCATGATGCCGACGAGCATGCGCATGGTGGTGGTCTTACCTGCGCCGTCGGAGCCGACCAGGCCGAACAGTTCCCCTTGCGCAACGGAGAGGGTCAGGTTGTCGACGGCCGTGTTGGTGCCGAAGCGTTTGCAGAGGTTGTCTATCCTGACCGCATCCATACGGGGCACCACGCGTTACTTGAGTGTCAGTTCGGCGTTTACCGGCATCCCCGGTTTCAGCTCATGGTGCGGGTTGGGGGCGGTGATCTTGATGCGGTAGACGAGCTTGACCCGCTCCTTCTCGGTCTGGACGTTCTTGGGTGTGAATTCCGCTTCGGGGGAGATGAAACTGACGGTACCTTGGTAGGCACGACCCGGAAAGGTATCGCCGGTGATCCGGGCTGTCTGGCCCAGCTTCACCCTGCCCAAGTCGGTTTCGGGGATATAGGCCCTGATCCAGACCGATTCGAGATCGCCGATGGTCAGTACCGGCGTGCCCGTATTCACCAGTTCACCCGGTTCCTGGTGTTTGGCCAGGACGCTTCCTGCAGTAGGGGAAAACAGGGCGGCATCATCCAGGCGATTGCTGGCCAGCTCCAGGGCCGCCCGAGCGCTTCCCACCCTGGCCCGTGCCTGCCTGATGGTCTCGATGCGCGGACCTTTCCTGACCATGCCCAGCCGTTCGCGCAATTCGCGCGCCTGGGCCTTGGCCATCAAAAAGGCGCTACGCGCAGCTTCAAAATCGTGGGTTGATATGACTTCCCGCTGGTAGAGCTCTTCCTGTCGTGCGAAATCGGCTGTCAGCCGGTTTTCCTCGGCTTCAGCCCTGTCAAGGGCGGCTCGGGCCTGGGCAATCTCTTCGCTCCTCGAACCTGCCTCCAGTTCGGCAAGAACTGCCATGGCTGCCTCAAGTTCTGCCCGGCGCAGGGCAACCTCCTGCTCGAGGTCGTCGGTCTCCAGTCTGGCCAGGAGCTGGCCCACCTTTACGGTCGCGCCCTCATCGACCAGCCGCTCCTTGAGCCGGCCATTTACCTTGAACCCCACCGTCACTGTGGTGGCTTCCACAGTTCCTGAAACCGTGAGTGTGGACGATGAGGGGGAAGGGTGTCGAAACAGTATGATGATCGCCACGGCCACAAGGATAACGACGGCAGCGGCAACAATGATGCGTCGGGAAGCGGTCACGCGGGCTCCTTCTTCCGATGTTGCTGGTGATTGATGGTTCCTTAGAATGAATGTATATCACCTTCTGCCGTGGATTGCATCTGAACGATTCATGGCGTGTTAGCCTGTGCGGGAGCCAGAGGAAAGAATTTACTGTTGTTGCCCGCAGCCAAAAGCGCTACAATTCCGATTTCGAAGGCATATCTGCTGTGAGGTCGAGGAAATGAAACGAATCCATGCATCAATCCTGCTTGCGTTGCTGACGACGGCGATGCCTGTGTACGCTGACAGCGTATCGGCACAGAAGGCGTACAACGAGGGGGATTTTGCTACAGCCTTCCGCGAATTCAAGGCCGACGGCAGTGCAAAATCCCTTTTTCAGATCGGTCTTATGTATGCCAACGGCAAGGGTGTCAAGAAAGACCGGCGGGAAGCGGTCAAATGGTACCGCAAATCGGCCGAACAGGGTTTCGGCAAGGCTCAGGTAACGCTCGGGCTGATGTACTCCCTGGGGGACGAGGTTCGCCAGGACAAAAAGGAAGCGGCCAAGTGGTATCGCAAGGCAGCCGAGCAGGGGCTGGCAGATGCCCAGTTTGCCACCGGACAGATCTATGACCGGGGCGAAGGGGTGCATCAGGACCGCGCGGAAGCTGCAAAATGGTACCGGAAGGCTGCCGAGCAGAAACATGCCAATGCCCAGCTGAACCTGGGGGTAAAGTACGATAACGGCGAAGGGGTTGAGAAGGACAAGCAAGAGGCGGCCAAGTGGTATCAGAAGGCTGCCGAGCAGGGGATTTCCCGTGCCCAGTACCTGCTGGGGCACCTCTATGACAAAGGTGACGGCGTTCTCCTTGATAAAAAGGAAGCCTTAAAATGGTATCGCAAGGCTGCCGAGCAGGGATATGCCCTGGCCCAGTACAATCTCGGGCTCCTCTATGATCGCGGCGACGGTGTTCCCCAGGACAACGGGGAGGCTCTGAAGTGGTTCCGGCGGGCCGCGGACAAGGGGAATGCCGACGCCCAGTTTGCCGTGGCCCAGGCATATGTCAAGGGGATCTCGGTCAAGAAGGACCTGAAGATGGGGCTCAAGTGGTATCGCAAGGCTGCCGAACAGGGGCAGGCCGATGCCCAGTTCCTCCTTGGGCAGATCTATGACAAAGGGGAACTGGTCAAGCAGGACCGCAAAGAGGCGTTCAAGTGGTATCGTAAGGCTGCCGAGCAGGGGCTCGATCAGGCCCAGTTCATCCTCGGGCTCATGTATTTCAACGGATTCGGGGTGAAGCAGAACAAGATAGAGGCGCTGGTCTGGTTCCAGAAAGCTGCCGAGCAGGGCCACGACCAGGCGCAGAAGACCCTGGAGTTCCTGGGCAAAAGGCGGTCACCCATGCTTTAGGCGTGTGCGGAATACCGCGACGAGGGATTCATTATAATGTTACAACTCGCCGGATGAGAGTTTGACAGCCCTTAAGGTGAGGTTATACTTTTCTGTGAAGTGTCTCATCCTGGAGGGTGCCATGTACATACAGATTCGTGACAATACCGGCACTGAACGGTTTATCGAGGAAGAGCATCTTGACGCCTCCATAGCCTCCGGCGAGGTGGTTGCGTTCCGACGCAGCGATGGCTGGATTTCGGCACCGAGCGAGCAGTTGCGCGGCAACGGCGTGGTGGGGACGAAAACCTATCGTGGCCAGGAACGGCGAAGGTCGCTGCTTTCCAAGAGACGGATCCCTTCGGACGATACCAATTCCTGACCCGCATGCAGCAGCCTGACAGGGAGCCGGCGAATCGGCTCTCTGTCAGGTTGTTAGCTCCTCCCCTGTCTGATGCGCGGGTCGGCAAGCGCATAACAGACATCTGCCAGCAGGTTTCCCACCAGCGTCAAACCGGCTCCGATCACCAGAATCCCCATTACCAGCGGATAATCCCTCGACATGACCCCTTGATAGAAGAGCTGACCCATGCCGGGAATGGCGAAGATCGTCTCGAAGATGACGCTGCCGCCGATCAGGCCGGGGAGCGAAAAGCCGAGCAGGGTGATGACCGGTAGAAGGGCATTGCGCAACGCGTGACGGAAGATAACGGCTCGTTCCGACAGCCCCTTGGCCCGTGCTGTCACGATATAGTCCTGGCCGATCACTTCCAGCATGGTCGAGCGCATGAACCGGGAGAGGCCTGCCAGGCTGCCGAACGAGGCGACCGCCAGCGGGAGTATCAGGTGTTTGGCCAGGTCCCAGAGCCTGGCTAACAGGCCCCACTGCTCGCTCCCCAGGGAGTGAAGTCCCGAGATGGGCAGCCAGCCGAGTTTCACCCCGAAAAAGTACATGAGCAACAGTGCCAGCCAGAACGTCGGCACGGCGAAACCGATAAAGACGAAGATGGTGATCCCTTTGTCCAGCAGTGAATTGCGGTGGATTGCCGCCAGGATGCCGATCGGTATGGCCAGGCCGAACTCGATGCAGAGCGCAATCAGGTTGAGGGAGACGGTGACGGGTATCCGTTCCTTGATCTTGTCGATGACCGGCCGGTTATCGGGGGCAAAAGAGTTGCCGAAATCCAGGTGGGCCAGCCGCTTGAGCCAGTTGCCGTACTGGACGGGCAACGGCTTGTCCAGGCCGTAGAATTCCCGGAGACGCTGTCGGGCTTCGGCCGATACCTTGGGGTTCATCGCCACCTGCATCTCCACCGGTTCGCCAGGGGCCAGGTGGATCACCGTGAACGTGATAAGGGTGATCCCCAGGAGCAGGGGGATCATCATCAGGAGACGTTTGGTCAGATAGCGGATCATGCGTGCGTTCTACCAGTCCTTGACGTAGGGTATGCGGATGTAAACCGTGAGAATTCGCATCAGTGCAGTTGCTCATCCTTGGGGACGTACCACTTGATCATGTTATAAGTGATCCCTGCCGGGGCCGGTTCAATGCCGTGGAAACGGGCATTTACCACGGGAAGGGCATCGGGAACGAAGAGGAAGGTATAGGGCTGCTCGTCCGCCAGGATCTCCTGGATCCGCCAATAGCAGCGTTTCCGGCGTTCCAGGTCGAAGGTGCTTCTCCCTTCTTCTATCAGCCGATCCACTTCGGCGTTCTTGAAGCCGACGAAATTGAGTTCTTTGGGGCCGGTCTTGCTGGAATGCCAGACATCGAACAGATCCGGGTCCTGCGGGATGGTCCACCCCATGACAATGGCCTCGAAATCCCCCTTGTCGATGAAGTTTTTCAGAAACGATGCCCACTCCACCACCCTGATCTTCACGTCGATTCCCACCGCTTTCAGACGTTGCTGGATGATCAGGGCGGTTTTCAGCCGCTGGTCGTTCCCCTGATTAGTCAGAATGGTGAACTGAAACGGTTTTCCGTTTCTGGTCAGGATACCGTCTTGATTCCGTTTGCTCCACCCCACCTCGGCAAGGAGCCGGGCTGCCCGTTGCGGATCGTATCCCAAATCCTTGACCGTCGGGTTAAAGGCCCAGGTGCCCGGCTTGTAAGGGCCGTGGGCCACCTGGCCCATTCCCAGCAATACGCCCTGCACGATTTCGTCCTTGCTGATGGCCAGGGTGATCGCCTGCCGTACCCGTTTGTCCCGGAAAAGGGGGTGGCGCAGGTTGTATCCCAGATAGGTGTAAACGGAGGCAGGATAACGGTATTTGGCGAAGCGCGCGAGAAAATCGGCGCTTGTTGTCTGGCGCTGGTATTGGACCGGCGTAAGCGCCATCATGTCGATGCCGCCGGCCTTCAGCTCCATGTACATGGTGGAGGTATCGGGAATAAACCGATAAACGTAACGGTCGATGTAAGGCCGGCCTTCGAAATAGTCATGGAATGACTCAAGCTCGATCTTCTGGGCGGCGGTCCATTCCTTGAAGCGGTAGGGACCTGTTCCGACCGGTTTTCGGGATAGGGGGCTCTTGGTGATATCGGTCCCTTCGAGGAGATGCGCCGGGAGGATCGATGCTGCCCATGATTCCAGGGCCGGGGCAAAGGGCTTGTCGTAGGTCACCCTGAAGGTGTAGGGGTCCGGAGCTGTCGCCTGTTTTACCTGTTTGAAGTCTTCGGCATAGGCGGTGGGGGTCTTGGGGTCGATGGTGACCCGGTAGGTGTACATGACATCGCGTGAGGTGAATTCGTGGCCGTCATGCCATTTCACACCCCGACGCAAATGGAAGGTTATGGTGAGGCCGTCCGGCGACACGTCCCACCGCTCTGCCAGTTCTCCTTCCAGTTTCAGGTTCTTGTCGTACCGGACCAGGCTGCTGTAGATCAGGCTGGCAACTTCATGTGAGACGCTGTCCGAGGCAAGCAGGGGGATGAGCGTGGATGCCTCGCCGATAGCGCCGACGATCAGGGTATCGCCATAGGCAGGGGGGCCGGCGGAGCGATGGAGCCGCAGTGCCGGCTTCGGTTCTCTATCGGTGCAACCGCAGGCAAGGATGAACAGCAGCAGGCAGAGGGCCCACCGGAACCTCATCGTTCCTGAATCTCCGCTTTGATCTTCTTGATCTTCTCGGCGGCTTCCTTGTTGTCGGGGTCGAGTTTGATGACCCGGCGATAGAGTTCAAGGGCGCTCTTGCTGTCGCGTTTTGCGAGATAGACCTCTGCCAGGTGGCTGATGATGGTGGGATCGTCATCTACGATCTCGTAGGCGCGTTCCAGGCTCTTGACCGCTTCGTCATAGCGCTTCAATTTGTAGAAAACCCAGCCGAGACTGTCCAGGATGAAGCCGTCGTCGGGGCGGAGCCCGTTGGCCTTCTTGAGGAGCCGCAGCGCCTCGTCCAGGTTCTCCCCGAGCTCTGCATAGGTATAGCCGAGGTAATTGAGCGCCTGCGGGTCGTCCGGGGTGATTTCCAGCACCCGTTTCATGCGGGCGATGGATTCGGCTTTGTTGCCGATCTTTTCGTAAATCACCCCCAGCCGGAACTGGAGTGATGGTTCCGCCGGGAATTTCCCTTCGATGCCGGTCAAGACCTTGAGGGCCTCGTCAGGCTTGCCGAGATTGTCATAGACCCCAGCCAGGTAGAGGTAGGGATCGAGGCGGTCCGGTGCGTGGGAGATCACGTCGTTGAGGAAGGAGATGGCCCGTTCCGGTTCACCTTTGTCTTTGTAGAGAAAGGCGATATGCCCCACTGCCTCGTAATAGTTGAATGCTGTGGCAGGAATCTTTGCATACTCGGCAATTGCCCGGTCAGGGTCGTTCTTTTCCTCGTAGGCATTGGCCAGGTAGAAACGGATCTGGTTGGCGTCAGGTTCCTGTTCGAGGATACTGTTAAAGATGGCGATCGCCTCGTCGAACTGTTCGAGTTCCAGGTTGATCAGTCCCATCTTCCGCTTGGTTTCCAGCCCGCCCAGGTTGGCGGCATCCATGGTCTTCAGGAGTGACAGCGCCTCTTCGAGGCGCTTCTGCTGGATCAGGAGCTGAACCAGGTGTTGTGCCACCGAAACGTTCTGGGGGTTTTCGTTCAGCAATTGGCGGTAGATCGCAACGGCGTCCCCGGCAAGGCCCTGGGTTTCCAGGGAGATTGCCAGATCGATCAGCGCCTGTTCGAAGTCGGGTTTGATTTCGAGGGCCTTGCGGTAATACTGCACCGCTTCGCGGGGGAGCTTCATCTGGTCGTAGGTTTTGCCCAGGTAGTAGTAGGCAAAGGCATTGTCCGGCGAAATCTTGATCAGGGCCTTGAGGGTATTGATCGCCTCTTCGTATTCGAAGATCTTCACATAGGCAACGGCAAGGTGGAGGTAGAGCTCTTCCTTGTTCTTGTTGAGCTCGATGGCTTTTTTGAAATGTTCGGTCGCCTCGCGGTCCCGTTTGAGCCCCACCAGGATGTTGCCTGCCAGCTGATGGGCGTTGAAGCTCTTGGGGTCGATCTCGATGGCTGTCTCGCAGGCCTTGAGAGCTTCCAGGGGCTGGTTGCTTTTCAGGTAAACCCCAGCCATGGCGGTGTAGAGGTA of Geobacter sp. contains these proteins:
- a CDS encoding ATP-binding cassette domain-containing protein, translated to MTKDNEEFAVSLRDLSKRFGDFQAVSHVSLDVKRGEIFGFLGPNGAGKSTTIRMLCGILTPSDGTGTVAGFDINRQAEEIKSNIGYMSQRFSLYEDLTVEENIDFYSGIYRIAPDRKRERKEWVVEMSGLAEHRHSRTATLSGGWKQRLALGCAILHEPPIIFLDEPTSGVDPISRRNFWDLIYRLAGEGVTVFVTTHYMDEAEYCDRLGLIYRGELIALGSPGELKTDQMGEEIVELSCDRPQDALEIIEALPGVRHVALFGRGVHAVVEDAGAAIPLIADSLMQAGFPALRPERIVPSLEDVFVSLIEARDRAEEPQREFAR
- a CDS encoding ATP-binding cassette domain-containing protein, with amino-acid sequence MDAVRIDNLCKRFGTNTAVDNLTLSVAQGELFGLVGSDGAGKTTTMRMLVGIMDPSAGSASVMGRDTVRESEELKDDIGYMSQRFGLYQDLTVLENIHFYADIFGIPKQGREDKVERLLAFSNLTPFKRRQAGNLSGGMKQKLGLACALIHTPRVLFLDEPTNGVDPVSRRDFWRILYQLLKEGVTIFVTTAYLDEADRCNRVGLIHKGRLLACDTPDRLRSLMRGTILEIRSDNARLTARLLRDRFPDTSVGLFGDRVHLVSADPDRVTDLVNGLLTAAGVTLQGIRPIEPSLEDVFVSVLQEEESGAGHDQG
- a CDS encoding HlyD family efflux transporter periplasmic adaptor subunit — protein: MTASRRIIVAAAVVILVAVAIIILFRHPSPSSSTLTVSGTVEATTVTVGFKVNGRLKERLVDEGATVKVGQLLARLETDDLEQEVALRRAELEAAMAVLAELEAGSRSEEIAQARAALDRAEAEENRLTADFARQEELYQREVISTHDFEAARSAFLMAKAQARELRERLGMVRKGPRIETIRQARARVGSARAALELASNRLDDAALFSPTAGSVLAKHQEPGELVNTGTPVLTIGDLESVWIRAYIPETDLGRVKLGQTARITGDTFPGRAYQGTVSFISPEAEFTPKNVQTEKERVKLVYRIKITAPNPHHELKPGMPVNAELTLK
- a CDS encoding ABC transporter permease subunit, whose amino-acid sequence is MIRYLTKRLLMMIPLLLGITLITFTVIHLAPGEPVEMQVAMNPKVSAEARQRLREFYGLDKPLPVQYGNWLKRLAHLDFGNSFAPDNRPVIDKIKERIPVTVSLNLIALCIEFGLAIPIGILAAIHRNSLLDKGITIFVFIGFAVPTFWLALLLMYFFGVKLGWLPISGLHSLGSEQWGLLARLWDLAKHLILPLAVASFGSLAGLSRFMRSTMLEVIGQDYIVTARAKGLSERAVIFRHALRNALLPVITLLGFSLPGLIGGSVIFETIFAIPGMGQLFYQGVMSRDYPLVMGILVIGAGLTLVGNLLADVCYALADPRIRQGRS
- a CDS encoding peptide-binding protein, with the protein product MRFRWALCLLLFILACGCTDREPKPALRLHRSAGPPAYGDTLIVGAIGEASTLIPLLASDSVSHEVASLIYSSLVRYDKNLKLEGELAERWDVSPDGLTITFHLRRGVKWHDGHEFTSRDVMYTYRVTIDPKTPTAYAEDFKQVKQATAPDPYTFRVTYDKPFAPALESWAASILPAHLLEGTDITKSPLSRKPVGTGPYRFKEWTAAQKIELESFHDYFEGRPYIDRYVYRFIPDTSTMYMELKAGGIDMMALTPVQYQRQTTSADFLARFAKYRYPASVYTYLGYNLRHPLFRDKRVRQAITLAISKDEIVQGVLLGMGQVAHGPYKPGTWAFNPTVKDLGYDPQRAARLLAEVGWSKRNQDGILTRNGKPFQFTILTNQGNDQRLKTALIIQQRLKAVGIDVKIRVVEWASFLKNFIDKGDFEAIVMGWTIPQDPDLFDVWHSSKTGPKELNFVGFKNAEVDRLIEEGRSTFDLERRKRCYWRIQEILADEQPYTFLFVPDALPVVNARFHGIEPAPAGITYNMIKWYVPKDEQLH